TCGAAGACTTCCCCTCTCATTTGGGGACTCAGAGCGATGGGTTCCGTTTgtttcttgctgttgctgcttagCGGTATTTTCATCTTCACAGCTGCCTTAGATGAACTGGAGATTGATCCGCAAGTGGCACCACCGCCAGTGGGTAAATTCGTTGTAGATTTATACAATATTGTGGTTGATTTTGCTCACTTGTATGTAGCAGGTCCGAGACACACTTTGTGGCGCAACCTTATGGGGCAAGTGCGTCAGGCATTGAAACGCTGGCAACCCACAGTCAGGACAAGCACCACCGTGCATCCTCGCATACATTTGCGCAGCACCACCGAACCGCAGCTGGAATATTATGGCGCCCTAAATCCCATTTATCAAATGAACAACTTTTGATTTACACTTAACtaaattagtttattattGGCActagcaaaattaaaaatacaaaaaattggtCTTAATCTAGCTTAACGGAAATGCTTGTTGAAAAGTCCCTTGAAGCCGCCTAGTCCACCGAGTCCACCAAAGCCGTGACCACCGAATCCATGTCCGAGTCCACCGCCAAAGCCATGACCAAGTCCACCGAATCCACCCAGACCACCGAAGCCGCCAAATTTGCCGCCCAGGCCGCCGAGGCCACCAAAGCCGCCAAGTCCCAGGCCGCGTGCCACACGTTCGTTCTCCGCTTCTGATTCCAATGGCAGCTGCTCGAGATCGGCATCCACATCGAGCAGCGTGAGCGGCACAACTTCCACTTCAACAGGCGCTGCCCAGCTACAGCTAAGGGCGCAGACGATGACAACGAGGAGCAGCAGGCACTTCATATTGATAGTGATGATTATTGAGCTTGAGATAGATTTTGGAGTTGATGTGGATGACACTGCTGATGCTTTGTGCTTGATAACAAATGGCAGAGATTCATGCGTTTTTATACGAGTACGCACTGGCCATTTCTTCTTCGTCAGCAGCTGGCTTCTGGCCGGGCTCGTGCGTGTAGTTGCTAATTGAGAGTGTCCACATTGCGACTCGACATCGATTTGTGGCTTGTTATCTGCCTCAACGTGtactttcattcattcattgattGCTGCGTGGCTTCTGGCGCCGCGACGTTGGGCCTTGGTTACATCATGTTTGCCATTGTATTTGCCGTTAATGTTTGACTTCGTTGCTGGGCTGGTCTTGAAACGTTATCTAATTGaccttaacacacacacacactctgcggagtttgtgtatttgtctcgttaacatttacatttggCAATCGATGTGAAGAACCAGTTAACAAGCGTGCTTCAAGAACAAGTTTTGCATTCTCTGACTGATCTTTCATCACATTCATCACATTCATTCACTTCTTACCTACAATTTCGGCGAGTGTATCGCTAATTGAAGCGTGTCAGTAAATTCAACGAGTTCGTCGAacgttttgcatttgtttagaGTTTAAACTAACGCAATATTGATTTATGCTAATTTTAGGTAATTTTAGCTATGGTTCTTAACTCAATTTGCTTTAGCATCTtgtttgcagcagcaacaatttgcgACGTGTGTGCAGATACTTGCGGTAGTtactgttgctttttgttttatacttCAGCTGATTGCGTTGCCGGCTCATTGAGTGTTGTCTTCGCCGCTTCTTGCCCAGCTCAGGGCAGGGATGTGCTGGAACGTGTCGATGCTTATACGGATTGGGAAGCGTTGCAATGCGATGTCTGCGCACTTTGTCCTGCACAAAAGGACGTGACCATACCAAAGGATCCAGGCTGGCATCGTAGCTGGCTTCGTTGTGTCCCATTGGCCTTGCGTCACCTGCTTGTAACATTAGCAGCAGCACAACTCCCACTCCTAGTCCCAGTCTCAGTCCCAGTTGTGTGTTAATCTTCTTGAGTACAGAGCTCATCGTTTATCCTACTTGCAGCGCGGGTAATTAGAAACTGTTGCACTCTGAGTGCTGCACATGGGCTCTTATATGCCTAGGTTGCCTAGGGCCTCAGGGCAAACAAAACCTTATGGCATGGCTCACCTGCCATTTGCAGGCTACCTagattgcattgcattgctttgctttggtttaCCTGCGACAAACTTGTCAATGACTTTGTTCAGCGCTAggtataacaaaaaaagaaaaagattgAGCAGTTCAGCGAAATGGAATTCCTCAGCAGGCTGATGCAATTACATAGATAAGATCTACATATaatatgtacaaaatatatattacatacaaTATTTGTGTTTAACCTTTTCAGAGCATTTTCTTTTGGGTATTTCCCGGCCCATCATTCATAACCCTTCAACAGGAGCAGGTAGCAATTTAGTTTTCCCTTTAAAACAGCATGTGTCATGTGGCGACAGTCGGTAGATTTCACTTTCTAAGTACGGTAAAGTGAAAGAGCCAATCGGCTAAAGTGACTAACAAATTGGCATTTGGCAGACTGTTTTGCAGACAATTCACAGTACTTTTGCCTCAAAGTGTCGTGTCAACACTCTTCGACACTCCACACACGATGCATCGCTTAGCCTTGCACTTGACaccgactctagctttaactTAGATGCCGCGTCTGGCATTCGTGACTCctactgcgactgcggctccGACTTGGCAATTAGCGAGCATGTGCAGAGACAGACAGCGGCTGCGGTGAATTATGCGCTGGCTGGCTGGAAACCAGTTTCCAGCAGATTGAAACTCCGCAAGTTGAGGGCAGCCTGCGAAGTAATCCAAAGTCCCAGTTAGCCCACTTTCGACCGAGACCGAGTAACTGCAATTGACACATATGGGGAAGAGATACAGGCCTAACTCTGCTGCAAGTAGcaagttgttgcagttgttgcacaAAACTGGCACAGCATCACAGCAAAGTGGCATAAAAGCGGCAGCATCTGTTCGACATGGCCACAGTACACAGTGTCCCAAGTTCTCGCCAAGATGTGCAACAaactgcagctgttgctcttgctgctctGCCTCATGTTGGCTAATGTCGAGGCACaaaagcagccgcagcagcaacagcaacagcaacagcaacgtctGCGTCTGCCACAGGGCTACAACATGCGATTGGGTTCGGTTCCCACGCGATTTGTGGGCAAAGGCGCCTACACATTGGCTGCCAAGCGAGCATCGCCGCTAGccaaatggcagcaacaagcgcagttgccacaacaacaacaacaacagcagcaacaacggagGCAGCTATTCCAATGGGCCACAATGGGTGGCAAGAAGTACAATCTTTGATGTTGATATGCAcgtgaaatatatgtatttagctaaataaataaaataaataaattgtaattaagtaTTGAATCAGCTTCTGGTTGAAATCGTTTAGAAAGTGGGAGTATAGTGATGCATGCGCTCCAAGATGCTGCTGCTAGCAGCATCATTGATGCCGCCCAGGAAACCAGGAAGACTACCAAGTCCAGCGACGCCACCAAGACCGGCAACTCCAGCCTGTGGGTAAAGTCCTGCAGGAGGCACAGCAGCGCCTAATCCCTGCATGTTGGCCACATTGATGATGTTGTTCAAGGCGGCAAAGTGATCCACTCCGGGTTGGGCTCCAAAGCCTACGTTGCCAGCGCCGAATTGCGCATTCGGATACATGGCATTGCCGTACATGAAACCAGCTGCCTGTGGATTACCAGGATAGACACCGCCCAAGCCATAGCCGAGACCAAGACTGGGATCGCTGGGATAGTTATTGGCGATGCCAGCGACGCCTAGGAAAGGCGAAGCTGGTGCAGAGCCGCCGCCAAAGATGAGTCCTGGATAGCCGGCATAGCGGCCCATTTGTATGGACATCTGATTGATGGGCAGTCCAGCTATTGGCATTTGCATGGCTGTTGTGGCCGGTGTCAtggtagctgctgctgcgctggcTGCCAGCATCTTGACATCTGCCTCCGCTGCAGCAGTTGCGCTCTTCAGCTGACGTTGTTGACGTGAATGTTGCTCCTGCACTGGTTGTGCTTGGCAGCTGCCCACGAGCATCAGGGAGATGAGCAGGAACGATTTCTTGACGGCGTACTTCATTTTGGTTACGATATCGATTGGCAACTGTTTGCTTCCGGCTTGTCGAAGGCGCTTTTTATGCCAGCTGCTGGGGTGGAAACTTTCTTTTGCCACTATTGCAGAGATTACGCGcttggttttctttttggctcGTAAAAACGGTTTTGGGTTAAAGTGATTTTTTGCCCATTTTTATGgtagcccaaaaaaa
This is a stretch of genomic DNA from Drosophila albomicans strain 15112-1751.03 chromosome 3, ASM965048v2, whole genome shotgun sequence. It encodes these proteins:
- the LOC127565524 gene encoding uncharacterized protein LOC127565524, which gives rise to MGSVCFLLLLLSGIFIFTAALDELEIDPQVAPPPVAGPRHTLWRNLMGQVRQALKRWQPTVRTSTTVHPRIHLRSTTEPQLEYYGALNPIYQMNNF
- the LOC117566631 gene encoding uncharacterized protein LOC117566631, whose protein sequence is MKVHVEADNKPQIDVESQCGHSQLATTRTSPARSQLLTKKKWPVRTRIKTHESLPFVIKHKASAVSSTSTPKSISSSIIITINMKCLLLLVVIVCALSCSWAAPVEVEVVPLTLLDVDADLEQLPLESEAENERVARGLGLGGFGGLGGLGGKFGGFGGLGGFGGLGHGFGGGLGHGFGGHGFGGLGGLGGFKGLFNKHFR
- the LOC127565523 gene encoding uncharacterized protein LOC127565523 is translated as MSSVLKKINTQLGLRLGLGVGVVLLLMLQAGDARPMGHNEASYDASLDPLVWSRPFVQDKVRRHRIATLPNPYKHRHVPAHPCPELGKKRRRQHSMSRQRNQLKYKTKSNSNYRKYLHTRRKLLLLQTRC
- the LOC117566629 gene encoding elastin gives rise to the protein MKYAVKKSFLLISLMLVGSCQAQPVQEQHSRQQRQLKSATAAAEADVKMLAASAAAATMTPATTAMQMPIAGLPINQMSIQMGRYAGYPGLIFGGGSAPASPFLGVAGIANNYPSDPSLGLGYGLGGVYPGNPQAAGFMYGNAMYPNAQFGAGNVGFGAQPGVDHFAALNNIINVANMQGLGAAVPPAGLYPQAGVAGLGGVAGLGSLPGFLGGINDAASSSILERMHHYTPTF